The following is a genomic window from Chitinivorax sp. B.
TTTCATTAATGACTATGCTTTACGACTACATGATCCGCGCCGATTTGGTGCCGTACTTTGGCAGCCAGGCGACCTTACCCAACATCCGTTATTAACAGCGCTTGGGCCTGAGCCCTTACTGACAGGATTCAATGCCCAATACCTGCATCAGGCCCTTCGAAAACGACAAATTGCCATTAAACCTGCCATCATGGACAACCACATTGTGGTCGGGGTTGGTAATATTTACGCCAGCGAATCTTTGTTTCGGGCTGGTATTCATCCTGCCACCATCGCCAACAAAGTCAGCCTGAGTCAATGTCAGAAGGTGGTTGACGCGATCAAGACGACATTAGAGGCAGCACTCATGGCAGGTGGAAGCACACTACGTGATTTCGTCAACAGCGATGGGGGCAGTGGATATTTTCAACTGCAAACAAATGTGTACGACCGTGCCGGGCAAGGCTGCAAGATATGCGGCAACGAAATCAGACAGATACGTCAAGGCCAGCGTTCCACTTTCTTTTGCCCGGGATGTCAGCATTAACATGTGTGGAAAGTGCAATATCCCTGCATCCGAGACAGGTGGCTGCTCCTTGCCGAAGAATGGCACCTAATGTGGTTTATGATTATGTTAGAGTGCAGTTTATTTTTAATCCGACAATATTGCTGGACGGAGGTTGAGCCCCATGCCAACAGACAATCTGATCGCCGATTTTGAAGCCTATAGCGGCTGGCGCACTGGCGTTTCGCAGAGTATCGGCACTTTCCAGAAGTGGCTGGGTGAGCAGGATCTTGGCGATGCGCAGATCGATATGCGCATACAACACCTGATCGACCGCCTGCGTGAAGACAAATTGAATGTGGCCTTTGTTGCCGAATTCTCACGTGGCAAATCAGAGCTGATCAACGCGATCTTCTTCTCAAATTATGGCCAGCGCATTCTGCCTTCATCCGCAGGTCGCACCACCATGTGTCCGACCGAGTTAATGTACGATCCGACACGTCCGTCTTCGATCCAGCTGCTGCCTATCGAAACCCGTGCAACCGACACCACGACATCTGAATACAAGCGCTATCCTGAAGAGTGGACTGTTATCCCGTTGGATGTAGATTCAGCGGAAGCAATGCAAGCGGCTTTTTTACAGGTAGGCGAAACCCGCAAGGTATCGGTTGAAGAGGCAACTCGGTTTGGGTTGTATCATGCTGAGAACCCAGATGATCAACTGGCGGTTGGTCGCGATGGTGAAATAGAGATTCCTTGCTGGCGTCACGCTATCATCAATTTCCCGCACCCGCTTTTGAAACAGGGACTGGTGATTCTGGATACCCCAGGCCTGAATGCGATCGGCACCGAACCCGAATTGACATTGAATTTGCTGCCTAATGCGCATGCAATCCTGTTCATTCTGGCTGCTGACACAGGAGTGACCAAGTCGGATATCGACGTTTGGCGCAATCATATTGGCAACCAAAGCGCCCGTAGTCGCGGTCGCGTGGTTGTTCTGAACAAAATTGATGGTTTGTGGGATCCGCTCAAGACTGATGGTGAAATTGACGCGGAAATTGACAAGCAAATCAGAACCAGCGCTGAATTGCTAGGCCTGAAGACATCACAAGTCTTCCCTGTCTCCGCACAAAAAGCCTTGGTAGCCAAGATCAATGAAGATCGTCCGTTGCTGGAAAAAAGTCAGATCGGCAAGTTGGAACGTGCCCTTTCTGATGAATTGATCCCTTCCAAGCAGGATATCGTTCGAGACAGTACGCAGAATGAAGTCGAAGATATCGTTTCAGGTGTTCGCCAGATTCTGAACTCCCGCAAGTCAGGTATTGTCGAGCAATTGCAGGAATTGAAAGGCCTGCGGGGCAAGAATCAGGATGTCATCGAACATATGATGGACAAGGTCAAGCAAGAGAAAGAGCATTTCGAGCGCGGCCTACAACGTTTCCAAGCGCTGCGTTCTGTGTTTTCGCAACAGACCAACATCCTGTTCGGCTTTCTGGGCATGGATAACCTGCGCGCCGAGATCAATAAGATTCGCGAAGAGATGGAAAGCAGTATGTTCTCTGCAGGTTTGACTGATGCGATGAATCGTTTCTTCAAGGAAACCAACGGTTCAATCGCCCGTTCTGCAGAACAGATAGCAGAAATCCAGTCGATGATGTCTGGAATGTACAAAAAGTTCAGTGAGGAGCATGGCCTGAGCCAAGTTTCGCCCACCCCATTTTCTACTTTAAAGTACCATAAAGAAATTGCCCGTTTGGAGCGTAGCTATAAAGAGCATTTCAATACATTGGGTAATATCATTTCCACAGGCAAGAACACGCTGACCCGCAAGTTCTTCGAGACCATTGCCAGTCGTGTTGTTTATGTATTTGAAGTTGCTAACCGTGATGTGGAAAACTGGCTGAAAACCATCATGTCACCAATGGAAACGCAGGTTCGCGAACATCAATTGCAACTACGCCGTCGCCTGGAAAGTGTCAAACGTATCCATCGTGCAACGGATACACTGGAAGATCGGATTGCGGAGTTGGAACAAATGGAAGCCAAAGTGAACGAACAGTTGGGCCAATTGGATCAATTCATGAAGGCAGCGTACCAAGCCTTGAATGACGATAGCTTGAATGAGCGATTCTCAGCTAATGCCGCCTGAATCTCCTCACTTTACCATTACAACGCCACGGCCGCCCGTGGCGTTGTTGTTTGTAGCTCTGTTACCATCATGACGATTTAATTGTGTGATACATCATGTCACTACTGGATACGCTTTGGTATCGATCGTCTGTCCTGGCGATCCCATTATTCCCGCTGACCTTGCTGTTTGGCAGTGTCTCCAGCATTCGTCGTGGCCTGTATCGAATTGGTGCACTGAAATCAGTTGCCTTACCGGTACCGGTGATCATTGTCGGGAATATCAGTGTAGGTGGGGCGGGTAAAACTCCCCTGACGATCTACTTGGCCAATCAGCTACAGGCCCTGGGCTTCAAACCAGGTATCGTTAGCCGAGGTTATGGCGGAACCACCAGCACGCCAACTGCTGTCAATGCAACCTCTGACCCTAAAGCAGTGGGAGATGAGCCAGTATTGATGGCTCGTCATAGTGATTGTCCTCTGGTGGTCGCACCAGATCGCGCCGCCGCAGCGCAACACTTATTACAACAATTTCCAGCATGTAATGTGATTCTGTGCGATGACGGCCTACAGCATTATCGTCTTCGCCGCGATATCGAATTGTGTGTGGTTGATGCAACCCGCGGTTTTGGCAACGGACTGTTGTTACCAGCCGGCCCATTGCGGGAAACCCCCAGGCGGCTTAAAGAAGTCACTGCGATCATCCTGAATGGCTCCCCGACAGTGAACTTGCCAACCCATCGCCCACTGTTTCGCATGCACCTAGTCGGTCATCGATTTACTCATTTGATTGAACCCAACCAACAAGTTGAGGCAAATCATTTCGCGGACAAGAAAGTAGTCGCCGTAGCAGGCATCGGGAACCCGCAACGTTTTTTTGATTATTTGCAGGCACTTGGATTGACACCAAGCTGTCACGCATTTCCAGACCATCATCCATTTTCAATGGATGAATTAGCCTTCCCAGACGCTGATATCATCGTCATGACTGAAAAAGATGCGGTTAAATGTTGCGGCGCAAAAGATGTTAGAATCTGGACACTACCCGTGTCCGCAACCTTGGAGCCAGACTTGGCTGAATTTGTTGTGGAACAACTGAGGAAATTGAATGGACGCTAAGTTGCTTGAAATCCTGGTTTGCCCAATTTGCAAAGGCCCACTCGTTTTTAAGAAGAGCGAGCAGGAACTGATTTGTAAGGCCGATCGCCTCGCTTTCCCAATTAAAGACGGCATCCCAGTGATGTTGGAAGAAGAAGCGCGCCAACTGTTGGCCGAAGAAGAAGTTTGATAGCGGCATTGGCATGACTACGTTCGTTATCGTCATTCCTGCCCGATTTGCCTCATCTCGTTTGCCAGGTAAACCACTAGCGGATATACATGGTAAACCAATGATTGTGCGTGTGGCAGAACAAGCGGCACGTTCAGCGGCTGCAGCCATTCATATTGCCACTGACCATGAAGGCGTATCCGATGTATGTCGACAGGCTGGTTGGTCAGTTCTAATGACTGCTGCCTATCATGCTTCAGGTACAGACAGATTGGCAGAAGTTGTCGATTTGCTGGCATTGGACGACGATACCATCGTCGTCAATGTGCAGGGCGACGAGCCATTGATTGATCCCTCGCTGATCAACGCTGTTGCCGAACAACTGTCGGCTCACCCACATGCACCGATGGCAACAGCTTGCCACCCGGTGGATACAGATGCTGCGCAGATGTTCAACCCGAACGTGGTCAAGGTTGTACTGGATCACCAGGGCGATGCGCTGTATTTCAGCCGCGCCCCAATCCCGTACGCACGGGATGCCTTCGCCCGAAACCGCGAAACACTGCCGGCAGACCTACCAGTTTTCCGTCACATTGGCATCTATGCGTATCGCGCACATTTCCTACGCACTTATCGCTCTTTGTCGCCATGCGCCATTGAGCAGTTCGAGGCATTGGAACAATTGCGTGTGATGTGGCATGGTCACAAGATCAGTGTTCATGTCTCCGATCACCCGCCTGCACCGGGAGTCGACACCCCGGAAGACCTTGAGCGTGTCCGCGCGGTGGTTGCGAGTAATTGATCGGCTGATTTCGAACATGTCTGCAACACGGTATGAAATCGGAATGGCTTGCATAGTTACAGGTTTGGAATCTGCCCCGGATGGCAATGGTGACATGCGGAATCCGGCAGGTTTCTAAAGAGAGAGGACGGTCCACCGTCCTGCATAAAATAAGGGAAGCACATGAAACTCATTCTTTTGGGCGCTCCGGGAGCAGGCAAAGGCACGCAGGCCAAGTTTATCTGCGAAAAATTCGGCATCCCGCAAATCTCTACTGGCGATATGCTGCGTGCAGCGGTCAAGGCAGGTACCCCATTGGGCATCGAAGCCAAGAAGATCATGGATGCAGGTGGCCTGGTTCGTGACGATATCATTATTGGCCTGGTCAAAGAACGCATTGCTCAGCCCGACTGTGCCAATGGCTTCCTGTTTGATGGCTTTCCACGCACCATTCCTCAGGCTGATGCCATGCGTGAAGCTGGTGTGGCGCTGGATTATGTGGTGGAAATCGATGTGCCAGATAGCGCCATCGTTGAACGCATGAGTGGCCGCCGCGTCCACTTGCCGTCCGGTCGGACCTATCACGTCAAGTTTAACCCTCCTAAAATTGAAGGTCAGGATGACGAAACTGGTGAACCGCTGGTACAACGTGACGATGATCAGGAAGAAACGGTAAAGAAACGTCTTGCTGTCTATCATGAACAGACCGAAGTACTGGTTGGCTACTACTCGCAAATCGCAGCGAGTGGTGTTGCCGATGCACCGCGCTATGTCAAAGTAGCAGGTGTAGGTGCCGTGGAATCCATCCGCGATACTGTGTTCAAGGCATTGGGTACCTGATCCTCAGTCGCCTCATCAAAACGCCCTGTTCTTCAGGGCGTTTTTTTCAACGGCTACCAAGCACATCAACACCAAGCCTGCATTGAATGGAACGCTCCTGATGTCCACCACTGTTGTACTGTTTGATCTTGACGATACCTTGTTCGACCACCAATACGCTGCTCACATGGCATTGAAGACAGTACATGCCGAGTTTGTTGCCAAGACCCATATCCCGTTTGAAGTGTTCGAAAATGTACACTGGGAACTGATGGATACACTGCATCGACACATAGTGTCGGGCGAGATGAGTCTGGACCAAGTGCGCGTACTGCGTTTCCAGCAATTACTGGCCAGATTCGATCTGGACCTACCTCACTCGCCTCTACAGTTAGCCAACCGGCAGCGTTCGGTCTTTCTGGATAATCGCCAACTGATACCAGGAGCCCAAGCATTGCTCATAGCGTTGCGACAGCAAGGCATACAAATTGGTATTATCACCAACAATACATTGAACGAACAGGTTGATAAGCTTGCACATTTGGGGATTGCAGATTTCATTGATCAGTTGATCACGGTCGATGTCGTCGGGGTCGGTAAGCCAGAACCTGATATTTTCCACTTTGCATTAGCCCGTCACCGTTGCGACCCTGATCAAGCAGTCATGGTTGGAGACAGTTGGGAAAACGATATCCAAGGCGCAGCTAATGCCGGGATTCGTTCCGTCTGGCTCAATCGCCGACATCTACCTCGTGCCAGCAACACACCTTGCAGTGAAATTCATCATTTGACACCCACTGACAAGACGGTAGCAGTGATACTTGGTCACAATCAGAACAACTGATTTCATATCTTGCCAGCCCAAAATGACCGCCGCACAATATCTATTCGCCCTTTTCCTGGAAAAGGTACCTTGAGATGCCAGCGTAGCCTACAGTAGCTTTGTTATCACTTCCGAACATTGCCTTGGCCCAAGGTGCTGAGCAACCTTGGAAAACGTTTCCAGACTGGCCTGACTGACTGCCAATCTTGGTGGAACAGTTTAAATCAAACAAGTAAAGACCATGCCACGCAACGCCCTCTATGCCCAAGCTGGTGGCCCCAGTGCCGTCATCAATGCTTCTGCCGCCGGCATGATTCGGGCCTGTCGGCAATCTAGTCAGATTGATAAGGTATTTGCTGCCCACTTTGGTGTATTGGGTGCATTACATGAAGACCTGATTGATACAGATATGTTTGACGAGATTACGCTAGACCAGTTGAAGGGTACACCTGCTGCTGCATTTGGCGCCTGTCGCCATGTATTGCGGGATATTGACGATGACCCTCGAGAATATCAACGTCTGATGGATGTATTTGCAGCTCACGATATCGGCTATTTCTTCTACAACGGGGGGGGTGGCTCTGCACATGCCTGTTTATCAATTGCCAATGCCTCACACCAATTGGGTTACCCTGTCGTAGCAGTGCATGTGCCCAAAACCATTGATAACGACTTGCTGTACACAGACTGCTCGCCGGGCTTCGGCTCTGCTGCCAAATATGTAGCCATTTCAATGCGAGAGGCCAGCATAGACTTGGCTTGCATGTCACATACCTCCAGCAAGGTGTTCATTCTCGAAACTATGGGCCGTTACGCAGGTTGGCTGGTTGGCGCCTGCGGTCTGGCGGCAGACCACACCAATGATGGCCCACACATTCTGCTGTTTCCGGAAATTCCATTCGATGAAAGGCAGTTCTTGCAAACCGTAACAGCTACAGTAGAGCGAGTAGGTTATTGCTCGATAGCAGTTGCGGAAGGTTTGCGCGATACAGCAGGCAACACGATTCATGCCACCGGCGCCAAAGATGCCGCCGGCGACCGTCAGTTGGGAGGTGTCGCCCCAATGCTGGCCAACTTGGTGAGCAGCCAGTTAGGTTACAAATGCCATTGGGCAGTGGCCGATTATTTGCAACGAGCAGCCCGCCACATCGCCTCTGCCACTGACGTCGCCCAAGCTTATGCCGTAGGCGAGGCAGCCGTTGCCATGGCGCTGGATGGACGCCACGGTCTGATGCCTGCCATACGTCGTTTAAGCGATATCCCCTACCAATGGGACATTATTGGTGTACCTCTGCAGGATGTGATAACCGGCGACCGCTTCGTACCACGAGAATTCATTGCCGACGATGGCTTACACCTGAGTGATGCGGGCCGACGCTATCTACAGCCCTTGATTGAAGGCGAAGACATACCAACCTTCGCTCGTGGCTTACCACAGTATTTCCGCCCGCCGCATGAACGTGTAACAAAGCGCTTACCGGAGTTTACGCTTTAACTTAACGTGTGACGTACTTAGAACCGCTAACAAAACCCAGCGAAGTGGTTCTGGTTAGGCGTGCAAACAAAGGCAGTACGAGCGTACGACGAGTTTGCACAACAACACCAGAAGGGTTTTGTTAGCGGC
Proteins encoded in this region:
- the mutM gene encoding bifunctional DNA-formamidopyrimidine glycosylase/DNA-(apurinic or apyrimidinic site) lyase, which codes for MPELPEVETTRRGIEPCISGQKIQNVVIRNHALRWPISEELPHNLIGSTVLNVNRRAKYLLINVGHGGILIHLGMSGSLRIVAAETPPKKHDHVDIIFINDYALRLHDPRRFGAVLWQPGDLTQHPLLTALGPEPLLTGFNAQYLHQALRKRQIAIKPAIMDNHIVVGVGNIYASESLFRAGIHPATIANKVSLSQCQKVVDAIKTTLEAALMAGGSTLRDFVNSDGGSGYFQLQTNVYDRAGQGCKICGNEIRQIRQGQRSTFFCPGCQH
- a CDS encoding dynamin family protein, which encodes MPTDNLIADFEAYSGWRTGVSQSIGTFQKWLGEQDLGDAQIDMRIQHLIDRLREDKLNVAFVAEFSRGKSELINAIFFSNYGQRILPSSAGRTTMCPTELMYDPTRPSSIQLLPIETRATDTTTSEYKRYPEEWTVIPLDVDSAEAMQAAFLQVGETRKVSVEEATRFGLYHAENPDDQLAVGRDGEIEIPCWRHAIINFPHPLLKQGLVILDTPGLNAIGTEPELTLNLLPNAHAILFILAADTGVTKSDIDVWRNHIGNQSARSRGRVVVLNKIDGLWDPLKTDGEIDAEIDKQIRTSAELLGLKTSQVFPVSAQKALVAKINEDRPLLEKSQIGKLERALSDELIPSKQDIVRDSTQNEVEDIVSGVRQILNSRKSGIVEQLQELKGLRGKNQDVIEHMMDKVKQEKEHFERGLQRFQALRSVFSQQTNILFGFLGMDNLRAEINKIREEMESSMFSAGLTDAMNRFFKETNGSIARSAEQIAEIQSMMSGMYKKFSEEHGLSQVSPTPFSTLKYHKEIARLERSYKEHFNTLGNIISTGKNTLTRKFFETIASRVVYVFEVANRDVENWLKTIMSPMETQVREHQLQLRRRLESVKRIHRATDTLEDRIAELEQMEAKVNEQLGQLDQFMKAAYQALNDDSLNERFSANAA
- the lpxK gene encoding tetraacyldisaccharide 4'-kinase; translated protein: MSLLDTLWYRSSVLAIPLFPLTLLFGSVSSIRRGLYRIGALKSVALPVPVIIVGNISVGGAGKTPLTIYLANQLQALGFKPGIVSRGYGGTTSTPTAVNATSDPKAVGDEPVLMARHSDCPLVVAPDRAAAAQHLLQQFPACNVILCDDGLQHYRLRRDIELCVVDATRGFGNGLLLPAGPLRETPRRLKEVTAIILNGSPTVNLPTHRPLFRMHLVGHRFTHLIEPNQQVEANHFADKKVVAVAGIGNPQRFFDYLQALGLTPSCHAFPDHHPFSMDELAFPDADIIVMTEKDAVKCCGAKDVRIWTLPVSATLEPDLAEFVVEQLRKLNGR
- a CDS encoding Trm112 family protein, encoding MDAKLLEILVCPICKGPLVFKKSEQELICKADRLAFPIKDGIPVMLEEEARQLLAEEEV
- the kdsB gene encoding 3-deoxy-manno-octulosonate cytidylyltransferase: MTTFVIVIPARFASSRLPGKPLADIHGKPMIVRVAEQAARSAAAAIHIATDHEGVSDVCRQAGWSVLMTAAYHASGTDRLAEVVDLLALDDDTIVVNVQGDEPLIDPSLINAVAEQLSAHPHAPMATACHPVDTDAAQMFNPNVVKVVLDHQGDALYFSRAPIPYARDAFARNRETLPADLPVFRHIGIYAYRAHFLRTYRSLSPCAIEQFEALEQLRVMWHGHKISVHVSDHPPAPGVDTPEDLERVRAVVASN
- the adk gene encoding adenylate kinase, with translation MKLILLGAPGAGKGTQAKFICEKFGIPQISTGDMLRAAVKAGTPLGIEAKKIMDAGGLVRDDIIIGLVKERIAQPDCANGFLFDGFPRTIPQADAMREAGVALDYVVEIDVPDSAIVERMSGRRVHLPSGRTYHVKFNPPKIEGQDDETGEPLVQRDDDQEETVKKRLAVYHEQTEVLVGYYSQIAASGVADAPRYVKVAGVGAVESIRDTVFKALGT
- a CDS encoding HAD family hydrolase is translated as MSTTVVLFDLDDTLFDHQYAAHMALKTVHAEFVAKTHIPFEVFENVHWELMDTLHRHIVSGEMSLDQVRVLRFQQLLARFDLDLPHSPLQLANRQRSVFLDNRQLIPGAQALLIALRQQGIQIGIITNNTLNEQVDKLAHLGIADFIDQLITVDVVGVGKPEPDIFHFALARHRCDPDQAVMVGDSWENDIQGAANAGIRSVWLNRRHLPRASNTPCSEIHHLTPTDKTVAVILGHNQNN
- a CDS encoding 6-phosphofructokinase; amino-acid sequence: MPRNALYAQAGGPSAVINASAAGMIRACRQSSQIDKVFAAHFGVLGALHEDLIDTDMFDEITLDQLKGTPAAAFGACRHVLRDIDDDPREYQRLMDVFAAHDIGYFFYNGGGGSAHACLSIANASHQLGYPVVAVHVPKTIDNDLLYTDCSPGFGSAAKYVAISMREASIDLACMSHTSSKVFILETMGRYAGWLVGACGLAADHTNDGPHILLFPEIPFDERQFLQTVTATVERVGYCSIAVAEGLRDTAGNTIHATGAKDAAGDRQLGGVAPMLANLVSSQLGYKCHWAVADYLQRAARHIASATDVAQAYAVGEAAVAMALDGRHGLMPAIRRLSDIPYQWDIIGVPLQDVITGDRFVPREFIADDGLHLSDAGRRYLQPLIEGEDIPTFARGLPQYFRPPHERVTKRLPEFTL